From Chryseobacterium sp. H1D6B, a single genomic window includes:
- a CDS encoding response regulator transcription factor — translation MMKPRLIIFDEPMLYTEGLSKLLRQSKIFNTVDICNSPEALSEQLTVETPEFLMISSNIVILTEIYKLVEDIITHYKDTKIIIIGNGYDITDIRRLFDKGIKSYLDRNSSYDEFLKSIQALLLDETYLCEYVKEKMLDFMSQKQGRGKFQMRDSLTKREVEILKLICDELSSKDISEKLFISINTVETHRKRILSKLNVKNSIGVVRYAMENHMID, via the coding sequence ATGATGAAACCAAGATTAATCATCTTTGATGAACCTATGTTATATACTGAAGGTTTATCGAAACTTCTTAGGCAGAGTAAAATTTTTAATACGGTTGATATTTGTAATTCTCCTGAAGCACTTTCTGAACAGCTTACAGTAGAAACTCCAGAGTTTCTTATGATAAGTTCAAACATTGTAATCCTTACGGAAATCTATAAATTAGTAGAAGATATAATAACACATTATAAAGACACTAAAATCATTATTATCGGAAACGGTTATGATATTACTGATATTCGGAGACTCTTTGATAAAGGAATAAAAAGTTATCTGGACAGAAACAGCAGCTACGACGAATTTTTAAAATCCATCCAGGCATTATTGTTGGACGAAACTTATTTATGCGAATATGTAAAAGAAAAAATGCTGGATTTCATGAGCCAAAAGCAAGGCCGCGGCAAATTTCAGATGCGGGATTCTTTAACTAAACGGGAAGTAGAAATCTTAAAATTGATCTGCGATGAACTCAGCAGCAAAGATATCTCTGAAAAACTTTTCATAAGCATCAATACTGTAGAAACGCACCGCAAGCGGATTCTTTCAAAACTAAACGTTAAAAATTCCATCGGAGTTGTAAGATATGCCATGGAAAATCATATGATCGATTAA
- a CDS encoding OsmC family protein, with protein sequence MSKEHHYQTTIQWTGNKGKGTESYKSYERSHSISIENKAVIEASSDPAFRGDKTKHNPEEMLLSSLSSCHMLWYLHFCSVEGIIVIDYTDKAKGIMEETSNGSGHFKEVTLHPTVVVMEESMIEKARELHKKANQYCFIANSVNFPVKHAPIILFK encoded by the coding sequence ATGAGCAAGGAACATCACTACCAGACAACCATACAATGGACAGGAAATAAAGGAAAAGGAACCGAAAGCTACAAGAGCTATGAAAGAAGCCATAGTATTTCTATTGAAAACAAAGCAGTTATTGAAGCTTCATCTGATCCTGCATTCCGCGGCGACAAAACAAAACACAACCCTGAGGAAATGCTTTTATCTTCTCTATCTTCCTGTCATATGTTATGGTACCTTCACTTCTGCTCTGTGGAAGGTATTATCGTCATTGACTATACAGATAAAGCAAAAGGGATAATGGAAGAAACGTCTAATGGAAGCGGGCATTTCAAAGAAGTTACCCTACATCCAACGGTTGTTGTAATGGAAGAATCTATGATCGAAAAGGCAAGGGAACTCCACAAAAAAGCAAATCAGTACTGCTTTATTGCTAATTCAGTTAATTTTCCAGTGAAACATGCTCCTATTATACTGTTTAAATAG
- a CDS encoding T9SS type A sorting domain-containing protein, producing the protein MKKKLLLAFILIIQNVCAQIVSYDNSFASTGKYTVTASINTSYRKKIIKNTDGSIYFTYARDNASLGSPECVISKLNPNGTLDSSFGNNGETVISNYYAGVDSQLTKQTDGKLLIYDFNTDGSVIVRVLPNGQLDTAFGINGVSKIANVYTDFNSYGYGLYLQNNKIIIYGLSTDEQSNFYKSIHRLNNDGNIDTTFGNNGSINTMGNFVFLDSQSNIITLISDHSYTNANTTYPNGGLEKYNGNGQPLTSFGNNGTLAFTTSPGMVGTAFMDSNNNIICYNMNNEIFRINSIGAYDSSFVFDSSNSYPFTITNISSVVEKNGNYYIAGQTGSMGETFFISKLTPTGAVDPIFNYYSETTASSEGIGDMIINNNNIIAERGTTILKFLLSNPTLSTLDKEKSNQDITFENPVKQNLVFTTKDKVNKIEIYSADGKFLKTIQDNNTDVSELSKGIYIAKITFKNRKSVTKKLIKD; encoded by the coding sequence ATGAAAAAAAAATTACTCCTTGCATTCATTTTGATCATTCAGAATGTATGCGCACAGATCGTTTCTTATGACAACAGTTTCGCTTCAACCGGAAAATATACTGTTACAGCAAGCATTAATACCAGCTATCGAAAAAAAATAATTAAAAATACCGATGGAAGTATCTATTTTACTTATGCCAGAGATAATGCTTCTTTAGGCAGTCCTGAATGTGTTATCTCAAAACTTAATCCTAACGGAACACTAGACTCTTCTTTCGGAAATAATGGAGAAACCGTAATCAGCAATTATTATGCAGGAGTAGACAGTCAATTAACAAAACAAACAGACGGCAAACTTTTGATTTATGATTTTAATACTGATGGATCTGTTATCGTGAGAGTTTTACCTAATGGACAACTTGATACTGCTTTTGGCATTAATGGGGTTTCAAAAATTGCCAATGTTTATACTGATTTCAATAGCTATGGTTATGGCTTATATCTTCAAAACAACAAAATAATTATCTACGGACTGTCAACTGATGAACAATCTAATTTTTATAAAAGTATTCACAGGCTCAACAATGATGGAAACATAGACACCACATTTGGTAACAACGGTTCTATAAACACTATGGGAAATTTTGTATTCTTAGACAGCCAGTCAAATATTATAACCCTTATCAGCGATCATAGTTATACCAATGCAAATACAACATACCCTAATGGAGGGTTAGAAAAATACAACGGCAACGGACAGCCTCTTACCAGCTTTGGAAACAATGGAACTTTAGCCTTTACCACAAGTCCCGGAATGGTAGGAACCGCTTTTATGGATAGTAATAACAACATTATTTGTTATAATATGAATAATGAAATTTTCAGGATTAATTCAATCGGAGCCTACGACAGCTCTTTTGTCTTTGACAGCAGCAATTCATATCCTTTTACTATTACCAACATATCTTCTGTTGTTGAAAAAAACGGCAATTATTATATTGCAGGACAAACAGGCTCAATGGGAGAAACATTTTTCATTTCTAAACTTACGCCAACAGGAGCTGTAGACCCTATTTTTAATTATTATTCGGAAACGACTGCAAGTTCAGAAGGAATTGGTGATATGATTATAAATAACAATAATATCATTGCAGAAAGGGGTACTACTATTTTAAAATTTTTATTAAGTAATCCTACATTGTCGACTTTAGACAAAGAAAAATCTAATCAGGATATCACATTTGAAAATCCGGTTAAGCAAAATTTAGTTTTTACTACAAAAGATAAGGTTAACAAAATAGAAATCTATTCTGCCGATGGAAAATTCTTAAAAACCATACAGGATAATAACACTGATGTTTCAGAGCTATCAAAGGGAATTTACATAGCAAAAATCACATTCAAAAATAGAAAATCTGTTACTAAAAAACTTATAAAAGATTAA
- a CDS encoding ribonuclease E/G, which produces MKKELIVSHEDELTKIALLEDGRLCELHEEEDKNDFVVGDLFIGRVKKLAPNLNAAFVNIGYDKDAFLHYQDLGPQYLTYKKFLKDTTSKKQSISSLKSFEIQPEIDKNGTVEKVIAKDDVILLQITKEPISTKGPRISTQISLTGRFLVLIPFDNKVSISKKIRSSEEKERLRTLIESIKPEGFGVIIRTVAEGKKVADLHNDMNQLIQKWESTFKNIQKNKVPSKVLSEEDKASAIIRDNFNQDFVSIMCDDEKMVHEMENYLEVIAPERKNIVQFYDSHIPLLEYYNVEKQLKQSFGKHVNIPSSKGAYLVIEHTEALHVVDVNSGNNITVGNAANKEHALNVNKMAATEIARQLRLRDMGGIIVIDFIDMINADHRRDLYEHLKEEMKRDKARHKILPPSKFGLIQITRQRNRPEKQIETKEENPNKDGEIVAPIVIVERMGETIRNIMQKDKGKLYLHVHPFVEAYLTKGIKSIQMKWFIKYRKWVTIVPRDSFKYLEYKIYNSKKEELSGYSN; this is translated from the coding sequence ATGAAGAAAGAACTAATAGTTTCTCATGAAGATGAACTTACAAAAATTGCACTGCTGGAAGATGGAAGACTATGCGAACTTCATGAGGAAGAGGACAAAAATGATTTTGTAGTTGGAGATTTATTTATAGGAAGAGTAAAAAAACTGGCTCCTAACCTTAATGCAGCGTTTGTAAACATCGGTTACGACAAAGATGCTTTTCTGCATTATCAGGATTTAGGACCTCAATATCTTACTTATAAAAAATTCCTAAAAGACACCACTTCAAAAAAGCAAAGCATTTCAAGCTTAAAAAGTTTCGAAATACAACCCGAAATTGACAAAAATGGAACAGTAGAAAAAGTAATCGCTAAAGATGACGTTATTCTGCTTCAGATCACTAAAGAACCAATTTCTACAAAAGGTCCGAGAATTTCTACACAGATTTCTTTAACAGGACGTTTTTTGGTTCTTATCCCTTTCGATAATAAAGTTTCTATATCTAAAAAAATTAGAAGTTCTGAAGAAAAAGAAAGACTCAGAACCCTGATTGAAAGTATAAAGCCTGAAGGATTCGGGGTGATAATCAGAACAGTTGCTGAGGGAAAAAAAGTAGCAGACCTTCATAATGACATGAATCAGCTGATTCAGAAATGGGAAAGCACTTTTAAAAACATTCAGAAAAATAAAGTTCCATCTAAAGTATTAAGCGAAGAAGACAAAGCTTCTGCGATCATAAGAGACAATTTTAATCAGGATTTCGTAAGCATCATGTGTGATGACGAAAAAATGGTTCATGAAATGGAAAATTACCTAGAAGTAATTGCCCCTGAAAGAAAAAATATTGTCCAGTTTTATGATTCCCACATTCCTCTTCTGGAATATTACAACGTTGAAAAACAGCTTAAACAGAGTTTTGGAAAACACGTTAATATTCCAAGTTCAAAAGGTGCTTATCTTGTCATTGAACATACTGAAGCATTACACGTAGTAGATGTAAACTCCGGTAATAACATCACAGTAGGCAATGCAGCCAACAAAGAACACGCTCTAAACGTGAACAAAATGGCCGCTACAGAGATCGCGAGACAGCTGCGTCTTCGTGATATGGGAGGTATTATCGTTATCGATTTTATTGATATGATCAACGCCGACCACCGAAGAGATTTGTACGAACATCTTAAAGAAGAAATGAAGCGTGACAAAGCACGCCACAAAATTTTACCGCCAAGTAAATTTGGTTTGATACAGATTACCAGACAAAGAAACCGTCCGGAAAAACAAATCGAAACAAAAGAAGAAAACCCAAACAAAGACGGAGAAATTGTAGCTCCTATTGTTATTGTGGAAAGAATGGGTGAAACCATCAGAAACATTATGCAGAAAGATAAAGGAAAATTATATCTGCATGTACATCCATTTGTAGAAGCTTACCTTACTAAAGGAATAAAAAGCATCCAGATGAAATGGTTCATCAAATACAGAAAATGGGTAACCATTGTCCCAAGGGATTCTTTTAAATATTTAGAATACAAAATTTACAATTCGAAAAAAGAAGAATTGAGCGGATATTCTAATTAA
- a CDS encoding HU family DNA-binding protein, with protein MTKAELVNTISNKLGTEKNETQKVVEAFMQEIRTSMYNGDNVYLRGFGSFIIKTRAAKTGRNISKNTAIEIPAHNIPAFKPSKSFVEKVKTKVAVK; from the coding sequence ATGACAAAGGCAGAATTGGTAAACACCATCTCAAATAAGTTGGGAACAGAAAAGAATGAAACACAGAAAGTTGTAGAAGCTTTTATGCAGGAGATCAGGACTTCTATGTATAATGGGGATAATGTTTATCTAAGAGGTTTTGGTTCTTTTATCATTAAGACAAGAGCTGCTAAAACAGGAAGAAATATTTCTAAGAACACTGCAATTGAAATACCTGCTCATAACATTCCTGCTTTCAAACCTTCAAAATCTTTTGTTGAGAAAGTAAAAACCAAAGTTGCAGTAAAATAA
- a CDS encoding response regulator transcription factor — MIKTLIENPFCMLLNDCNNGHELVNKIYRRQEDVFLIELFMPVLSGIEAIKYIRKNNTETPIITYSGTYQEDMADILSKIPNTYYCQKRSDIIKDIVKGQVILNNFDYEAYSKEWEQQPLAVQEYMDRQKKSQEELSPTEIQLMKFCYEGFSNKEIGEKLNLSTRTIDTYINRLTEKLGLKTKLHLIRFCVENGYYNSSM; from the coding sequence ATGATCAAAACGCTTATAGAAAATCCTTTTTGTATGCTTCTTAATGATTGTAATAACGGTCATGAACTTGTAAACAAAATTTACAGAAGACAGGAAGATGTATTCCTAATAGAACTTTTCATGCCGGTACTAAGCGGTATTGAAGCTATAAAATACATCAGAAAAAACAATACAGAAACACCTATCATCACTTATTCCGGAACCTATCAGGAAGATATGGCTGATATTCTTTCAAAAATTCCAAATACGTATTACTGCCAGAAAAGAAGCGACATTATTAAAGATATTGTTAAAGGTCAGGTGATTTTAAATAACTTTGATTATGAAGCCTATTCCAAAGAATGGGAGCAGCAGCCTCTTGCTGTTCAGGAATATATGGACCGCCAGAAAAAAAGCCAGGAAGAACTCTCTCCTACAGAAATTCAATTGATGAAATTCTGCTATGAAGGCTTCAGCAACAAGGAAATAGGGGAAAAGCTCAATCTGAGCACAAGGACAATCGACACGTATATCAACAGGCTTACGGAAAAATTGGGATTGAAAACAAAGCTCCATCTCATCCGCTTCTGCGTAGAGAACGGATATTACAATTCGAGTATGTAA
- the tssO gene encoding type VI secretion system TssO has protein sequence MSSNREKKLNTSDVRMGIWKFALSFIVLSAVSFCAVFFFFKSYDIQRKGIQKEADNYKEMLLRSDLLRIQVDSIYYRMSQLDVRKVDNDIILRNYIIDNVRDARNIMGPDSATNFKHYSTLLKNVVPIINLKNEIIAVDGRKQIAIRNLNECMGKDMNLKRELKVDPTRKFTGSRRGR, from the coding sequence ATGTCTTCGAACAGGGAGAAAAAATTAAACACATCAGACGTAAGGATGGGCATTTGGAAATTTGCTTTATCTTTTATTGTTTTATCTGCAGTATCCTTTTGTGCAGTATTTTTCTTTTTCAAAAGCTATGATATTCAAAGAAAAGGAATTCAAAAAGAGGCAGATAATTACAAAGAAATGCTGCTGCGCAGTGACCTTCTGAGAATACAGGTTGATAGTATTTATTACAGAATGAGCCAGCTGGACGTTAGAAAAGTAGATAATGATATTATTCTCAGGAATTATATCATAGATAATGTGAGAGACGCCCGAAACATTATGGGTCCCGACAGTGCGACCAATTTTAAACACTATTCTACTTTATTAAAGAACGTAGTCCCTATTATCAATTTAAAAAATGAGATCATTGCTGTTGACGGCAGAAAACAGATCGCAATCAGGAATTTGAACGAATGTATGGGGAAGGATATGAATTTAAAGCGTGAATTGAAGGTAGATCCTACAAGAAAATTCACCGGAAGCAGAAGAGGAAGATAA
- a CDS encoding type VI secretion system transmembrane protein TssO codes for MQGQITLSKKEKHYQFLYLLLMLFAGIIFLGIIFLKGFESPFSDSDTLAVQNLEQKAKFDRQQKLVQPVLDSTFAKITRLTDQAGQSFEENEIMTKINDVENSFNNTDVRDIRRDAYPQIAHFYKMYFDDKKRISAETENIKKFEKQFEDCSIGFKETKSQLMQRQNTIRSRTQ; via the coding sequence ATGCAGGGACAAATTACACTATCTAAAAAGGAAAAGCATTACCAGTTTCTTTATCTGCTGCTGATGCTGTTTGCAGGGATTATATTCTTAGGAATAATCTTTTTAAAGGGATTTGAATCGCCTTTTTCAGATTCGGATACACTTGCGGTACAAAATCTGGAACAGAAAGCCAAATTCGACCGCCAGCAGAAATTAGTTCAGCCTGTACTGGACAGTACATTTGCAAAAATTACCAGGCTTACAGACCAAGCAGGACAGTCGTTTGAGGAAAATGAGATCATGACTAAGATCAATGATGTGGAGAATTCGTTTAATAATACTGATGTCCGCGATATTAGAAGAGATGCCTATCCGCAGATCGCCCATTTCTATAAAATGTATTTTGATGATAAGAAGCGCATTTCAGCTGAAACCGAAAATATAAAGAAGTTTGAAAAACAGTTTGAGGACTGCTCAATAGGTTTTAAAGAAACTAAAAGCCAGCTTATGCAGCGTCAGAATACCATAAGATCCAGAACTCAATAA
- a CDS encoding PKD domain-containing protein encodes MNYFQKNKKNIIIGVISALLIAALVILWLQKKVIHSADDIIGIVSPNSLAVGDTLVFEDKTQFAKFKRWNFGDGATSDKSSGIHFYSKPGYYQIVLTIDNKYNKYFPVLVSARNMPKPVDTVTSKTVIDAPSQAWQFEDVQFRAISEAKQFTWKFGETGKIDSKEKLAIYSYKKPGDYTVTLYTEENIEPIIHHIKILPGYNSLNDDEVRVEDAYAKIDDDFKYHLQQIANGNSFNTHYNYLLQKYLCNNENTVVKVNDSKTNNFYMFCAGLQFDKNTVIQTVKVNFDDAQNCVTKVDINQSK; translated from the coding sequence ATGAATTATTTTCAAAAGAACAAAAAGAACATTATTATCGGTGTTATTTCGGCGCTTCTTATTGCTGCCCTCGTCATATTGTGGCTTCAGAAAAAAGTCATTCATTCAGCCGATGATATTATAGGAATTGTATCCCCTAATTCATTAGCGGTAGGAGATACACTCGTATTTGAAGACAAAACCCAATTCGCAAAATTCAAAAGATGGAATTTTGGAGACGGAGCTACTTCTGATAAGAGCAGCGGTATTCACTTTTACAGCAAACCGGGATATTATCAGATTGTATTGACTATTGATAATAAATACAATAAATACTTCCCTGTTTTAGTGTCTGCGAGGAATATGCCCAAGCCTGTGGATACAGTTACTTCCAAAACAGTAATAGATGCACCGTCTCAGGCCTGGCAGTTTGAGGATGTACAGTTCCGTGCTATTTCTGAAGCAAAACAGTTTACCTGGAAGTTTGGAGAAACCGGAAAAATCGATTCCAAAGAAAAACTTGCGATTTACTCTTATAAGAAACCTGGAGATTACACAGTGACTCTTTATACTGAGGAAAATATCGAACCTATCATTCATCATATAAAAATTCTTCCAGGTTATAATTCTTTAAATGATGATGAAGTAAGAGTAGAAGATGCCTATGCAAAAATAGATGATGATTTCAAATATCATTTGCAGCAGATCGCTAACGGAAACAGTTTTAATACCCACTACAATTATTTACTGCAGAAATATTTATGCAACAATGAAAATACTGTAGTAAAAGTAAACGACAGTAAGACCAATAACTTTTACATGTTTTGTGCAGGGCTTCAGTTTGACAAAAATACTGTGATCCAGACTGTAAAAGTGAATTTTGATGATGCACAGAATTGTGTAACCAAAGTTGATATCAACCAAAGCAAATAA
- the tssR gene encoding type VI secretion system protein TssR, whose amino-acid sequence MRNKFPLAAYYIGVSVVLTSCQVTLPSKKTPEPSQYGQIDNASVVNGYPKKSVPWIAISDRSRNTAYLDKSDEKSYKEVKFLEPLMVLKNRDGMVKVAEYIPDALMKKVSSKSIKTYGWIPESDLLLWSSSLKNEATGYPVRVAVVPSNSDVIKSAERYYKNDSIMVFNSPSLIETANVKIPNGQMVYVYKQAENNKRFLVGRKPAVDIDSISTSLYGWVSSNVISAWGERSAVKMKNTTGVTETTLGLHEGSPGGTDVEHRTAVLLTDVNKRTPLENIYPVNLSLKEAAPADSKTKYFTNILDYSKNYVFNVLGEPIYFDRYKEITEKNKKINIVFALDISAGNAPYAPIVKSLLQDLQLKFEKPSYFNTVKYGVVLYKNNSCGDNVAVSNLSQDYSKITTFIDQKVNEMNCSNNSGYQPVGEGLMAAGNLLSTVPDETNIVITVGTSANQSGNMYGVINSLTQAQARLIMFQTNARSSDTYNDFVLLSENVVTNTAKNVAELKKQKIIDQNYVLTKNNFSLVEGDAGFFSLDYPKQSMSQGFVIFPKKGDITTPGYLKKSVDSLISQVTLDNETLDRSLNDSFHSTVGAGRTDVDLKYKYLYPGLTNPVPAGIAAQLINYGSPFLVKGFIPKELKDYKPGLEKGILISESEYDQLKAFYSEVYEKTGAGKAGFNQARAVKEYIKLLKKYNPTIKFLDKSELYDQPMSYAVGVSTGFDNSEEELMTHYKLKGWKKSKIITNETVKTYFHHYKDLADRMLTHRNNPAVKIKQNGQEFYWLNDYFMPTMMPVEEPEYTKH is encoded by the coding sequence ATGAGAAATAAATTTCCTCTAGCAGCATATTATATAGGAGTTTCAGTAGTATTAACTAGTTGTCAGGTAACATTACCGTCAAAGAAAACTCCAGAGCCGTCTCAATATGGGCAGATCGATAACGCTTCAGTTGTCAATGGTTATCCCAAAAAATCAGTTCCTTGGATCGCGATTTCAGACCGATCCAGAAATACTGCATATCTTGATAAAAGTGACGAAAAATCTTATAAAGAAGTTAAATTTTTAGAACCTTTGATGGTTTTAAAAAACAGAGACGGAATGGTAAAAGTAGCAGAATATATTCCTGATGCTTTAATGAAAAAAGTTTCGTCTAAATCTATTAAAACGTACGGCTGGATACCTGAATCTGATCTTCTTCTGTGGAGCAGTTCTTTAAAAAATGAAGCTACAGGCTACCCGGTAAGAGTTGCTGTAGTTCCAAGCAACAGTGATGTTATTAAAAGTGCCGAAAGATATTATAAAAATGATTCTATTATGGTTTTCAACTCACCTAGTTTGATTGAAACCGCCAATGTGAAGATTCCGAACGGCCAGATGGTATATGTTTATAAGCAGGCCGAAAATAATAAAAGATTCCTTGTAGGAAGAAAGCCTGCCGTAGATATCGACAGCATAAGCACAAGTCTGTACGGGTGGGTAAGTTCAAATGTAATTTCAGCGTGGGGAGAACGTTCTGCGGTGAAAATGAAAAATACAACAGGGGTTACAGAAACTACCTTGGGTCTTCATGAAGGATCTCCGGGAGGAACGGATGTTGAACACAGAACGGCAGTTCTTCTTACCGATGTAAATAAAAGAACACCGCTTGAAAATATTTATCCTGTTAATTTATCATTAAAAGAAGCGGCACCTGCAGATTCTAAAACCAAATATTTCACGAATATTTTAGATTACAGCAAAAATTATGTTTTCAATGTACTGGGCGAGCCTATTTATTTTGACAGGTATAAAGAGATCACAGAAAAGAACAAAAAAATTAATATTGTCTTTGCACTAGATATCAGTGCGGGCAATGCACCATATGCACCTATTGTAAAATCCTTATTACAGGATCTGCAGCTTAAGTTTGAAAAGCCTTCTTACTTTAATACCGTAAAATATGGAGTTGTTTTATATAAAAATAATTCATGCGGGGACAATGTTGCTGTTTCAAATTTAAGTCAGGATTACAGCAAGATAACTACATTTATAGACCAGAAGGTAAATGAAATGAACTGCTCAAACAACAGCGGATATCAGCCGGTAGGAGAAGGGCTTATGGCAGCAGGAAATCTTCTTTCTACAGTTCCGGATGAAACCAATATTGTAATAACAGTAGGAACTTCTGCTAATCAAAGCGGCAATATGTACGGGGTGATCAACTCTCTTACTCAGGCGCAGGCAAGATTGATTATGTTCCAGACAAACGCAAGGTCGTCAGATACTTATAATGATTTTGTCCTTCTTTCTGAAAATGTAGTAACGAATACTGCTAAAAATGTAGCTGAGCTTAAAAAACAGAAAATCATCGATCAAAATTATGTTTTAACGAAAAATAATTTCAGTCTGGTGGAAGGAGATGCAGGATTCTTCTCTTTAGATTATCCGAAGCAGAGTATGTCTCAGGGATTTGTAATTTTTCCTAAAAAAGGAGATATTACAACACCCGGCTATTTGAAAAAATCAGTAGACAGCCTTATATCTCAGGTCACTTTAGATAATGAAACTTTGGATAGATCTCTTAATGATAGTTTCCACTCTACAGTAGGGGCAGGAAGAACAGATGTAGATCTGAAATATAAATATTTATATCCTGGACTCACAAACCCTGTTCCGGCAGGCATTGCAGCACAGTTGATCAATTATGGAAGCCCGTTTTTAGTAAAAGGATTTATTCCAAAAGAACTGAAAGATTACAAGCCGGGTCTTGAAAAAGGAATCTTGATTTCAGAATCAGAATACGACCAGCTTAAAGCATTCTATTCGGAAGTGTATGAAAAAACGGGAGCGGGAAAAGCAGGTTTCAATCAGGCCAGAGCAGTTAAAGAATATATCAAACTTCTGAAAAAGTATAACCCTACTATCAAATTCTTAGACAAAAGTGAGCTGTACGACCAGCCGATGTCTTATGCTGTAGGCGTAAGTACAGGTTTCGATAATTCTGAAGAAGAGCTGATGACTCATTATAAATTAAAAGGCTGGAAAAAATCTAAAATTATCACCAATGAAACAGTGAAAACTTATTTCCACCACTACAAAGACTTGGCAGACAGAATGCTTACCCATAGAAATAATCCTGCTGTAAAAATAAAACAGAACGGACAGGAGTTTTATTGGCTGAATGATTACTTTATGCCTACGATGATGCCTGTTGAAGAGCCGGAATATACTAAACATTAA